From a region of the Castanea sativa cultivar Marrone di Chiusa Pesio chromosome 10, ASM4071231v1 genome:
- the LOC142612786 gene encoding uncharacterized protein LOC142612786, which translates to MRCIYVHNMFILLYLLSIIVNCPTSGYSHMVDSKVLNVGEELWKETLPLQTGLRLYQLQGLKPYTWYEVKISYPASIPASFSIQLKRDDSDLTLNHNRRLLNTEKLIFKTESLDSLSNQGRISVLVTVEPEGIVAIPHVQERQSIIFNIVCDELFLGIPHRAWWVVVLVLLCLGLAFIIPSFLPPYLLQKSQSPRSVNHNVSKVS; encoded by the exons ATGCGTTGCATATACGTCCATAATATGTTCATATTGCTCTACCTTCTTAGTATTATTGTTAATTGCCCAACTTCCGGTTACAGTCATAT GGTTGACAGCAAGGTTTTGAATGTTGGGGAGGAGCTGTGGAAAGAAACTCTACCACTACAAACGGGTTTGCGCCTTTACCAACTTCAAGGACTCAAACCTTATACGTGGTATGAAGTGAAGATATCATATCCAGCTTCT ATACCAGCTAGTTTTTCCATACAACTGAAGAGGGACGATTCAGACTTGACTCTGAATCACAACAGAAGATTACTCAATACTGAAAAGCTTATTTTCAAGACTGAAAGTCTTGACTCACTTAGCAATCag GGTCGTATCTCTGTGTTGGTGACTGTGGAACCTGAGGGGATTGTTGCCATACCACATGTTCAGGAGAGGCAGTCCATCATTTTTAATATAG TTTGTGATGAACTATTCTTGGGCATCCCGCACAGAGCTTGGTGGGTTGTGGTCTTGGTGTTGCTTTGCCTTGGATTGGCATTTATTATTCCATCTTTTCTTCCCCCATATCTGCTACAGAAGAGCCAAAGTCCACGTTCAGTTAATCATAATGTTTCCAAGGTTTCTTGA
- the LOC142612999 gene encoding uncharacterized protein LOC142612999 yields the protein MDYNDHIDNSDEDLSYDVESDEYDDEELYDLAVAGCHVAVTYYMKYIDKQPCRDSEQTGYMWLMDCLTGNETKCYEIFRMKPHVFLQLCNVLQHTYGLQHTRHIRLEESIGICLMIFGQGACYRMVQERFQHSGETIHRHFHRVLKRLNIMSMDILKPSDPTFSVVPRHIQKNPLYMPHFQDCIGAIDGTHIQVVVGDDKKASYYNRKGVTSFNVMAACDFDLLFTFVMAGWEGAAHDTRIFLDAIRRQSVNFPKPPPGKYYLVDAGYPLRKGYLPPYKGQRYHLSDFRRAGRGNHIEERFNYVHSSLRSAIERTFGVWKNKWKILKQMPPYDIKHQRNIIVATCVLHNFIRKHDREDEGFNWDEHGLDRPRSNSSGEGSSRQANIENIQDEEMKFVRNKIARSICGL from the exons ATGGATTATAATGATCATATTGATAATAGTGATGAAGATCTTTCTTATGATGTGGAAAGCGATGAATATGATGATGAGGAATTATATGATCTTGCTGTTGCTGGATGTCATGTTGCAGTGACAtattatatgaaatatattgATAAACAACCTTGTAGAGATTCTGAACAAACTGGCTATATGTGGTTGATGGATTGTTTGACGGGTAATGAAACGAAATGTTACGAAATATTTAGAATGAAGCCACACGTTTTCCTTCAATTGTGTAATGTTTTACAACATACATATGGGCTTCAGCACACAAGACATATTAGGCTTGAAGAGTCAATAGGTATATGTTTAATGATATTTGGACAAGGAGCTTGTTATAGGATGGTTCAAGAAAGATTCCAGCATTCTGGTGAGACTATACATAGACATTTTCATAGAGTTCTGAAACGCCTTAACATAATGTCAATGGATATCCTCAAGCCTTCTGACCCTACATTTAGTGTAGTTCCAAGACATATACAGAAGAATCCATTGTATATGCCACACTTTCAG gACTGCATTGGTGCCATTGACGGTACACATATCCAAGTTGTTGTTGGAGACGACAAGAAAGCTTCATATTATAATAGAAAGGGTGTGACATCTTTTAATGTGATGGCAGCATGCGATTTTGATTTACTTTTCACATTTGTTATGGCTGGATGGGAGGGTGCAGCACATGATACACGTATTTTCTTAGATGCTATCCGTCGACAATCTGTCAACTTCCCAAAACCACCACCag gaaaatattatttagttgaTGCTGGATACCCCTTAAGGAAAGGATATTTGCCACCTTATAAGGGACAGAGGTATCATCTTTCAGATTTTCGACGAGCTGGTCGAGGGAATCACATAGAAGAGAGGTTTAATTATGTTCACTCATCACTCAGAAGTGCAATTGAGCGAACTTTTGGAGTGTGGAagaataaatggaaaattttgaagcaaATGCCACCTTATGACATTAAGCACCAAAGAAACATTATAGTTGCTACTTGtgttttgcataattttattagaaaacatGATAGGGAAGATGAGGGATTCAATTGGGATGAACATGGCTTGGACAGACCAAGAAGCAATAGTAGTGGAGAAGGTAGTAGCAGACAAGCAAACATTGAAAATATACAAGATGAGGAAATGAAATTTGTTCGTAACAAAATAGCTCGATCCATTTGCGGGttgtaa
- the LOC142612723 gene encoding ATP-dependent 6-phosphofructokinase 6-like codes for MGKGMECSENSQTNMKLTCGEAGYVLEDVPHLTDYLPDLPTSANPLQFNPAYSVVRQYFVNVDDSVAQKIVVHKDSPRGVHFRRAGPRQRIYFESDEVHACVVTCGGLCPGLNTVIREIVCGLYHMYGVNKILGIDGGYRGFYAKNTVPLTPKVVDDIHKRGGTILGTSRGGHDTSKIVDSIQDRGINQVYIIGGDGTQKGASVIFEEIRRRGLKVAVAGIPKTIDNDIPVIDKSFGFDTAVEEAQRAINAAHVEAGSIENGLGVVKLMGRYSGFIAMYATLASRDVDCCLIPESPFYLEGKGGLFEYIEKRLKENGHMVIVVAEGAGQDLLSESVQNSDLKDASGNKLLPDVGQWLSQKIKDHFSGHQKMVINLKHIDPTYMIRAIPGNASDNVYSTLLSHSAVHGAMAGYTGFIVGPVNGRHAMIPFNRITERQNKVVITDRMWARVLASTNQPSFLSPKDVAEFKNEEPQTQTQLLDGGKF; via the exons aTGGGGAAGGGAATGGAGTGCTCTGAAAATTCGCAAACGAATATGAAACTGACTTGTGGCGAAGCTGGTTACGTTCTCGAAGATGTTCCTCACCTCACCGATTATCTTCCTGATCTTCCT ACTTCTGCAAATCCATTGCAATTCAATCCTGCTTATTCAGTCGTTAG GCAGTATTTTGTTAATGTGGATGATTCAGTTGCTCAGAAG ATTGTTGTTCACAAGGATAGCCCAAGAGGGGTCCACTTTCGGCGTGCTGGACCTCGCCAAAGG ATCTATTTTGAGTCGGATGAAGTTCATGCCTGTGTTGTGACGTGCGGTGGTCTGTGCCCCGGGCTCAATACTGTGATTAGGGAAATTGTGTGTGGCCTTTATCACATGTATGGTGTCAATAAAATCCTTGGGATAGAT GGAGGATACAGGGGtttctatgccaaaaatacCGTTCCTTTAACACCCAAGGTTGTTGATGATATCCACAAACGTGGCGGTACCATCCTTGGGACATCACGAGGAGGCCATGATACCTCAAAGATAGTTGACAGCATTCAGGATCGTGGGATTAATCAG GTTTATATAATTGGAGGAGATGGAACTCAGAAAGGAGCATCTGTCATATTTGAG GAAATTAGACGGCGTGGCCTCAAAGTTGCAGTTGCTGGAATTCCTAAAACCATAGATAACGACATTCCG GTTATCGACAAGTCCTTTGGTTTTGATACTGCGGTTGAAGAAGCTCAACGTGCCATTAATGCTGCTCATGTTGAAGCTGGAAGCATTGAAAATGGTCTTGGTGTTGTAAAATTAATGGGACGCTACAGTG GTTTCATTGCTATGTATGCTACTCTTGCCAGCCGGGATGTGGATTGTTGTCTGATTCCTGAGTCTCCCTTCTATCTTGAAGGAAAAGGTGGACTTTTTGAATATATCGAAAAACGACTTAAAGAAAATGGGCATATGGTAATTGTGGTAGCTGAGGGAGCAGGGCAGGATCTTCTTTCAGAGAGCGTGCAAAATTCGGACTTGAAGGATGCCTCAGGAAACAAGCTACTACCAGATGTTGGGCAATGGCTATCTCAGAAGATCAAG GATCATTTTTCAGGACACCAGAAGATGGTCATTAATCTTAAACATATAG ATCCTACTTACATGATCCGAGCAATTCCAGGTAATGCTTCCGACAATGTCTACAGCACGCTTCTTTCTCACAGTGCAGTTCATGGTGCAATGGCTGGTTATACAGGCTTCATAGTTGGGCCAGTCAATGGCAGACATGCTATGATTCCTTTCAAT CGGATCACTGAGAGGCAGAACAAGGTTGTGATTACTGACAGGATGTGGGCAAGAGTCCTTGCATCAACCAACCAGCCAAGCTTTCTGAGTCCTAAAGATGTCGCTGAATTTAAAAACGAAGAACCTCAAACTCAAACCCAGTTGTTGGATGGAGGGAAATTCTAA
- the LOC142612838 gene encoding serine/threonine-protein kinase Aurora-1, which yields MAIATESPQQEKASSDVSPVEKRRWTLNDFDIGKPLGRGKFGHVYLAREKRSNHIVALKVLFKSQLQQSQVEHQLRREVEIQSHLRHPNILRLYGYFYDQKRVYLILEYAAKGELYKELQKCKYFSERRSATYVASLARALIYCHGKHVIHRDIKPENLLIGAQGELKIADFGWSVHTFNRRRTMCGTLDYLPPEMVESVEHDASVDIWSLGVLCYEFLYGVPPFEAKEHSDTYRRIVQVDLKFPPKPIVSSVAKDLISQMLVKDSSQRLPLHKLLEHPWIVQNAEPSGIYRG from the exons aTGGCGATCGCTACAGAATCCCCACAGCAAGAGAAG GCCTCTTCAGATGTCTCACCAGTGGAGAAAAGAAGATGGACACTCAATGACTTCGACATTGGAAAGCCCCTCGGAAGGGGAAAGTTCGGTCACGTCTATTTGGCAAGAGAAAAGAGG AGCAATCATATTGTGGCACTAAAAGTCCTCTTCAAGAGCCAGCTGCAACAGTCTCAGGTTGAGCATCAGCTACGCCGGGAAGTTGAAATACAAAGTCATCTGCGACATCCCAATATTTTACGCCTCTATGGATACTTCTATGATCAG AAAAGAGTTTATTTGATATTAGAATATGCAGCCAAAGGTGAACTTTATAAGGAACTACAGAAGTGTAAATACTTCAGTGAAAGACGTTCTGCTACT TATGTTGCATCACTAGCCCGTGCCCTTATATATTGCCATGGAAAGCACGTGATACACAGAGACATTAAACCAGAAAACCTTTTAATCGGTGCACAG GGTGAACTCAAAATTGCAGATTTTGGGTGGTCAGTGCATACATTTAATCGCAGGCGAACCATGTGTGGTACACTTGATTACCTCCCTCCTGAGATGG TGGAGAGTGTTGAGCATGACGCAAGTGTGGATATTTGGAGTCTTGGTGTCCTTTGCTATGAGTTCCTCTATGGGGTCCCTCCTTTTGAGGCTAAGGAACACTCAGACACATATAGAAG GATTGTGCAGGTGGATCTTAAGTTCCCTCCTAAACCAATTGTCTCTTCTGTTGCAAAGGACCTTATTAGTCAG ATGCTTGTCAAGGATTCTTCTCAGCGCCTGCCACTGCACAAGCTTCTTGAACATCCATGGATTGTTCAGAATGCTGAGCCCTCTGGTATATATAGGGGTTAA
- the LOC142611578 gene encoding oleosin Ara h 15.0101, which translates to MSDQSKDSKPMSQRFQESAPTSCQAVKFLTAVTIGATLLFLSGLTLTGTVIALITATPVIVLFSPILVPAGIVIFLVATGFLFSGGCGVAAITALSWLYSYLTGQHPVGADKLDYARMRIADKARDVKERARDYGQHAQQRGQEVTQG; encoded by the coding sequence ATGTCTGAtcaatcaaaagattcaaaaccaATGAGCCAAAGGTTCCAAGAGTCTGCCCCGACTTCATGCCAGGCCGTGAAGTTCTTGACCGCAGTGACAATTGGTGCTACACTGTTATTCTTGTCCGGGTTAACCTTAACCGGGACTGTGATAGCACTGATCACGGCAACCCCAGTTATAGTCCTATTTAGTCCTATTCTAGTTCCAGCTGGGATAGTCATATTCCTGGTTGCAACAGGTTTCCTATTCTCTGGTGGGTGTGGCGTGGCGGCGATAACAGCACTGTCGTGGCTATATAGTTATCTAACCGGACAGCACCCTGTAGGGGCAGATAAACTGGATTATGCGAGGATGAGGATCGCGGATAAGGCTAGAGATGTGAAGGAGAGGGCTAGAGATTATGGGCAGCATGCGCAGCAAAGGGGTCAAGAGGTTACTCAGggttaa